One Prunus dulcis chromosome 8, ALMONDv2, whole genome shotgun sequence DNA window includes the following coding sequences:
- the LOC117612141 gene encoding thioredoxin-like, producing MALENCLQLSTVCTTRVGAAQCYQPFSSREKLIVPTCNGLKKSVLKFSSSSSFAPSNKSHRSRFICKAREAVNEVQVVNDSSWNNLVIASENPVLVEFWAPWCGPCRMIAPVIDELAKEYAGKIACFKLNTDDSPNIATQYGIRSIPTVLFFKNGEKKESVIGAVPKSTLSATIEKYVDL from the exons atgGCTTTGGAAAACTGTTTGCAACTAAGCACAGTGTGCACTACAAGAGTTGGTGCTGCACAATGCTATCAGCCATTTTCTTCCAGGGAAAAGCTTATTGTGCCAACCTGCAATGGATTGAAGAAATCTGTTTTGAaattctcttcatcttcatcttttgCTCCTTCCAATAAATCCCACAGATCCCGCTTTATTTGCAAGGCTCGTGAGGCTGTGAATGAAG TTCAAGTGGTGAATGATTCAAGTTGGAATAACCTGGTGATTGCAAGTGAGAACCCAGTTCTGGTAGAATTTTGGGCACCGTGGTGTGGACCATGCCGGATGATTGCCCCAGTAATCGACGAACTGGCGAAAGAGTATGCTGGGAAGATAGCTTGTTTCAAGCTCAATACTGATGACAGCCCTAACATTGCCACTCAATATGGCATAAGGAGCATACCAACAGTGCTTTTCTTCAAGAATGGAGAGAAGAAGGAGAGCGTTATTGGAGCAGTGCCCAAGTCCACCTTGTCTGCCACCATAGAAAAATATGTAGATCTTTAA